A window of the Gossypium hirsutum isolate 1008001.06 chromosome A05, Gossypium_hirsutum_v2.1, whole genome shotgun sequence genome harbors these coding sequences:
- the LOC107906711 gene encoding probable (S)-N-methylcoclaurine 3'-hydroxylase isozyme 2: MALLHSYFLSAGEYVSGSTVLAVAMSIASYFLIPMVFGGRHKNWKNAPPGPVGWPILGSLPHLSNRLHEDFFDMAKIYGPLFSLNLGIKPAIVVSSPEMAAQVLKEKEGMFSSRTITETIRVISYDAHSIIFSPYGPRWKVLRRILITELLSPKAFEQFEPLRTSQVHGLLKYLYLVSKSNTQVNIAEYAFTALANLVSNFVCSKDLFDNSMPEGRQMKERFWELIKVIGTPNFSDLIPFVKPFDPQGLKRKINKIFGQLDAFYEKLIEERFAEKGKAQLDGTIPYKRKMDMLDVLLSYESNDKQNGLDSLPKSIVKGMLSEMFIAGTETTSSTVEWGMAEILRKPSVVKKLLLELDQVVGKDRFVVESDIPKLTYLQAVVKEVFRLHPGVPLIIPRRTNEACEVAGYHIPKHCIVYVNVWGMARDPNVWEDPLEFKPERFIGSSVDVKGQDFNLLPFGTGRRSCVGWPLAHRMVHYYLAALLHAFQWESPPDVLNDLGERVGLTIQKGKSLLSTPKPRLPASVYER; this comes from the exons ATGGCTTTGCTGCATTCTTACTTCTTAAGCGCTGGTGAGTATGTTTCAGGGTCCACGGTCTTGGCAGTGGCAATGTCCATTGCTTCCTATTTTCTGATCCCTATGGTGTTTGGTGGTCGCCATAAAAACTGGAAGAATGCACCACCAGGCCCTGTTGGTTGGCCTATCCTTGGCAGCCTTCCACACCTCTCCAATCGTCTCCATGAAGATTTCTTTGACATGGCCAAGATCTACGGTCCCCTTTTCAGTCTAAACTTGGGAATAAAGCCGGCCATAGTGGTGTCATCACCGGAAATGGCAGCCCAAGTTTTGAAGGAAAAGGAAGGGATGTTCTCCAGTCGGACCATAACCGAGACCATTCGAGTCATCTCTTATGATGCCCATTCCATCATTTTCTCGCCCTATGGTCCCAGGTGGAAGGTTCTTCGAAGGATCTTGATCACCGAACTACTTTCTCCTAAGGCCTTTGAACAATTTGAGCCACTTCGTACCTCACAG GTTCATGGTTTGCTCAAGTATTTGTACTTGGTCTCAAAGTCCAACACTCAAGTGAACATAGCAGAATATGCTTTTACAGCACTGGCCAACCTAGTGAGTAATTTCGTCTGCTCCAAGGACCTTTTCGACAACTCAATGCCTGAAGGAAGACAAATGAAAGAGAGGTTCTGGGAGTTGATAAAGGTGATTGGGACCCCGAATTTTTCTGATCTCATTCCATTTGTTAAACCATTTGATCCACAAGGCTTGAAGAGAAAAATCAACAAGATCTTCGGCCAGTTGGATGCTTTCTATGAGAAGTTAATTGAGGAGAGGTTTGCTGAGAAGGGAAAAGCTCAACTTGATGGGACGATACCCTACAAACGGAAAATGGATATGTTAGATGTTCTGTTGAGTTATGAGAGTAATGATAAACAAAATGGTTTGGACAGTTTACCAAAATCTATCGTCAAAGGAATGCTTTCT GAAATGTTTATTGCAGGAACTGAGACAACCTCAAGCACTGTGGAGTGGGGCATGGCAGAAATCCTAAGAAAACCTAGTGTAGTCAAGAAACTGCTACTGGAACTGGATCAAGTTGTAGGGAAGGACAGATTTGTGGTGGAAAGCGATATCCCGAAGCTGACATACCTTCAGGCAGTTGTGAAAGAAGTTTTCAGACTGCACCCTGGCGTTCCACTCATCATCCCTCGTCGCACCAACGAGGCATGCGAGGTAGCTGGCTACCATATCCCCAAGCACTGCATCGTTTACGTGAACGTTTGGGGAATGGCAAGGGATCCTAATGTGTGGGAAGATCCACTGGAGTTCAAGCCGGAGAGGTTCATAGGGTCAAGCGTGGATGTGAAGGGCCAAGACTTTAACCTCTTACCGTTTGGGACGGGGAGAAGGTCGTGCGTGGGATGGCCACTGGCTCATCGCATGGTGCACTATTACTTGGCAGCTCTGCTCCATGCTTTCCAGTGGGAGTCACCTCCAGATGTCCTGAATGATCTGGGGGAGAGAGTGGGGCTTACTATTCAGAAAGGTAAGAGCTTGCTTAGCACTCCCAAGCCTCGACTGCCAGCCTCTGTTTATGAGCGTTAG
- the LOC107959321 gene encoding IRK-interacting protein, giving the protein MAAAASAATVSQVFQNHHSDNNGVEVSRQEIQAAIAKAVELRALHAALMQGNYPPNLRYPSSSSSSPVSRPFPLFSAQDYPVFTPSYEDEPLSGYHTNNQALSESWDKYGTETGLSDYKQKGFSPALESHICPAEDQRSVTGSCANHITVLQTSPSTRSRRNSMGDFKSVSSCNRCKPAVITSESENVTRPVKNLDPVVPLSESHSSVQSQPRNRGVISRLFPRLKKKQKNESSPNRTESEEVSQLLKDSGMLSIETLKKELLEANESRDAALMEVAEVRSSLGELKQKLEYLETYCEELKKALRQATQTKDSQINEKLGNYPRKGKGIDGNEENLMPVSEEVMAEGFLQIVSEARLSVKQFCKTLIGQIEETDNTLIENLNSLLRPYKLSLNSKYSKAVSYHLEAIINQSFYQDFENCVFQKNGSPKLLDPQQNRQAQFSSFVGLRNLSWNEVLRTGTKCYSEEFSKFCDQKMSLIISTLNWTRPWPQQLLQAFFVAAKCIWLLHLLAFSFNPPLGILRVEENTTFDPHFMEDMLMERQKSHGPNRVKIMVMPGFYVQGRVLKCKVICRYKIAA; this is encoded by the exons ATGGCCGCTGCTGCTTCTGCAGCTACTGTTTCACAAGTCTTTCAAAACCATCACAGTGATAACAATGGCGTTGAAGTTAGCAGGCAAGAGATACAGGCCGCCATCGCCAAGGCTGTGGAGCTCAGAGCTTTACATGCAGCTCTCATGCAAGGAAACTACCCTCCAAATCTCAGAtacccttcttcttcttcttcctccccTGTTTCACGCCCTTTTCCTCTTTTCTCTGCTCAAGATTACCCTGTTTTCACTCCT AGTTATGAAGATGAACCACTATCTGGATATCATACAAATAACCAAGCTTTATCTGAAAGTTGGGATAAATATGGCACTGAAACTGGATTATCAGATTATAAGCAAAAGGGATTTTCTCCTGCCTTAGAATCCCATATTTGTCCTGCTGAAGACCAAAGGTCTGTCACTGGCTCTTGTGCAAACCACATAACTGTCCTACAAACATCACCCTCCACTAGAAGTAGGAGAAACAGTATGGGGGATTTCAAGTCAGTATCATCTTGCAATAGATGCAAGCCTGCTGTTATAACATCTGAATCCGAGAATGTCACCAGGCCGGTCAAGAATTTGGATCCCGTTGTGCCACTATCAGAATCCCATTCATCTGTTCAATCACAACCCAGGAATCGTGGGGTGATTTCACGGTTATTCCCTCGGTTAAAAAAGAAACAGAAGAATGAGAGTTCGCCTAACCGAACAGAATCTGAGGAAGTTTCTCAATTATTGAAGGACTCTGGCATGTTGTCGATTGAAACATTGAAGAAAGAGTTGTTAGAAGCGAATGAGAGTAGAGATGCAGCCTTGATGGAAGTTGCTGAGGTGAGATCTTCACTAGGAGAGCTCAAGCAGAAGCTGGAGTATTTGGAAACGTATTGCGAAGAACTCAAGAAGGCATTGAGGCAAGCAACGCAAACAAAGGATTCTCAAATCAATGAAAAGCTAGGAAATTATCCTAGGAAGGGGAAAGGCATAGATGGGAATGAAGAAAACTTGATGCCAGTCAGTGAGGAGGTAATGGCAGAGGGTTTCTTACAGATTGTATCGGAAGCAAGATTGTCAGTGAAACAATTCTGCAAAACACTTATTGGACAGATTGAAGAGACTGACAATACTTTAATAGAGAACTTGAATTCTCTTCTTCgaccatataaactttcattgAATTCCAAGTACTCTAAGGCAGTATCATACCATTTGGAAGCAATTATAAACCAATCATTCTACCAGGACTTTGAGAACTGTGTGTTTCAGAAGAATGGGTCACCAAAGCTGCTGGACCCTCAACAAAATCGCCAAGCTCAATTCTCATCGTTTGTTGGGCTTAGAAATCTAAGCTGGAATGAAGTGCTGAGGACAGGGACTAAATGCTACAGTGAAGAGTTCAGCAAGTTTTGTGATCAGAAGATGAGTTTGATCATTTCAACCTTGAATTGGACTAGACCATGGCCTCAACAGTTGCTTCAAGCATTCTTTGTTGCAGCCAAATGCATATGGTTGCTGCATCTGCTTGCGTTTTCATTCAACCCTCCACTGGGGATTTTAAGGGTGGAGGAAAATACAACCTTCGATCCACATTTCATGGAAGATATGCTCATGGAAAGGCAAAAATCTCATGGACCCAACCGAGTAAAGATCATGGTGATGCCAGGTTTTTATGTTCAGGGAAGGGTTTTAAAGTGTAAGGTGATATGCAGATATAAAATTGCAGCTTGA